From Pseudomonas sp. StFLB209, a single genomic window includes:
- a CDS encoding homoserine kinase produces MSVFTPLARPELETFLCAYGLGRLLDYQGIAAGSENTNYFISLEQGEFVLTLVERGPVQEMPFFIELLDVLHAANLPVPYAMRTTDGQALRELKGKPALLQPRLAGKHIKQPNTQHCVAIGQLQARVHLATRDKVLERKTDRGLSWMLDEGRNFLSHLSAEQAALLDKTLQEIDQHFQAILDLPRANLHADLFRDNAMFEGTHLTGVIDFYNACSGPMLYDLAIALNDWCSEEDGALDPLRAKAFLGAYAALRPFTAAEATLWPVMLRIACVRFWLSRLIAAEAFAGQDVLIHDPAEFEKRLAQRQEVNLPLPFAL; encoded by the coding sequence ATGTCCGTCTTTACCCCCCTGGCCCGGCCCGAGCTGGAAACCTTTCTCTGCGCCTACGGGCTCGGCCGCCTGCTTGACTATCAGGGCATTGCTGCCGGTAGCGAGAACACCAACTACTTCATCAGCCTGGAGCAGGGCGAGTTCGTCCTGACCCTGGTCGAGCGCGGTCCGGTGCAGGAGATGCCGTTTTTCATCGAACTGCTCGACGTACTGCACGCCGCCAACCTGCCGGTGCCCTATGCCATGCGCACCACCGACGGCCAGGCGCTGCGTGAGCTCAAAGGCAAGCCGGCGCTGCTGCAACCGCGCCTGGCCGGCAAGCACATCAAGCAACCCAATACCCAGCATTGCGTGGCAATCGGCCAATTGCAGGCACGCGTGCACCTGGCAACCCGCGACAAGGTGCTGGAGCGCAAGACCGACCGGGGCCTGAGCTGGATGCTGGATGAAGGGCGCAACTTCCTCTCGCACCTGAGTGCCGAACAGGCCGCGTTGCTGGACAAGACCCTGCAAGAGATCGACCAGCACTTCCAGGCCATTCTCGACCTGCCGCGCGCCAACCTGCACGCTGACCTGTTCCGTGACAACGCAATGTTCGAAGGCACCCACCTGACGGGGGTGATCGACTTCTACAACGCGTGTTCCGGGCCGATGCTGTATGACCTGGCGATTGCGTTGAACGACTGGTGCTCTGAGGAAGACGGCGCTCTTGACCCGCTGCGGGCCAAGGCTTTTTTGGGTGCCTACGCCGCGCTGCGCCCGTTCACCGCTGCCGAGGCCACGTTATGGCCGGTGATGCTGCGCATTGCCTGTGTGCGCTTCTGGCTGTCGCGGTTGATCGCTGCCGAGGCGTTTGCTGGCCAGGACGTGCTGATTCATGATCCGGCGGAGTTTGAAAAGCGTCTGGCGCAGCGTCAGGAAGTAAATCTGCCGTTGCCGTTTGCGCTGTAA
- the polA gene encoding DNA polymerase I, with protein sequence MSQAPLVLVDGSSYLYRAFHALPPLTTSKGLPTGAVKGVLNMLKSLRKQYPDSPFAVVFDAKGGTFRDELFAEYKANRPSMPDDLRVQIDLLHACVKALSYPLLCVEGVEADDVIGTLARSSAAAQRPVIISTGDKDMAQLVDGHVTLVNTMTGSVLDVAGVKEKFGVGPEHIIDYLALMGDKVDNIPGVPGVGEKTATGLLVGIGGGLAELYANLDAVAALPIRGAKTLGAKLAEHKAMALLSYELATIKCDVPLDVSLDELVIGEPDHEKLIELYTELEFKSWIGEVERGARRAGQQAAQPAVAPPPAAPAAPAAYETILEQARFDAWLEKLNSAELIAFDTETTGLDAQKAQLVGLSFAVKAGEAAYIPLTHSYMGVPEQLDRDTVLLALKPLLEDPNKAKVGQNAKYDINILANCAIGGDPANGITVRGVAFDTLLESYVLNSVTSHDMDSLAARHLGVQTIRFEDIAGKGKKQLTFDQIPLEQAGPYAAEDADITLRLHQVLIEKLKAEAGLVSVLSDIEMPLVPVLAQVERNGARVDAALLGVQSIELGDKMAELEQQAYVLAGESFNLGSPGQLGKILYEKLELPVRGKTPTGKPSTAVEVLEKLADEGHELPKLLQDYRTISKLKSTYTDTLPGQINPRTGRVHTSYNQAGAATGRFSSSEPNLQNIPVRTAEGRRIRQAFVASKGYKLLAADYSQIELRIMAHLAKDEGLLHAFQNGLDVHRATAAEVFGVELAEVSNDQRRSAKAINFGLIYGMGAQGLARQIGVDGKQAKAYIDRYFARYPGVRDYMERTREQAAEKGYVETLFGRRLYLPEILSSNQQQRAGAERTAINAPMQGTAADIIKKAMVAVSNWLDQSGLDARVILQVHDELVLEVREDLVEQIRAEIGDHMGTAATLDVPLVVDVGVGNNWDEAH encoded by the coding sequence ATGAGCCAAGCACCCCTCGTCCTGGTGGACGGTTCGTCCTATCTGTACCGCGCCTTCCACGCCCTGCCGCCGCTGACGACCTCCAAGGGTCTGCCCACCGGTGCGGTCAAGGGTGTGCTGAACATGCTCAAAAGCCTGCGCAAACAATACCCCGATAGCCCGTTTGCCGTGGTTTTCGACGCCAAGGGCGGTACTTTCCGCGATGAACTGTTCGCCGAATACAAGGCCAACCGGCCGAGCATGCCCGATGATCTGAGGGTGCAGATCGACCTGTTACATGCCTGCGTCAAGGCGTTGAGCTACCCGCTGCTGTGCGTGGAAGGGGTCGAGGCCGACGACGTGATCGGCACGCTGGCGCGCAGCAGTGCGGCGGCGCAGCGGCCGGTGATCATCTCTACCGGCGACAAAGACATGGCTCAATTGGTCGATGGGCACGTTACGCTGGTCAATACCATGACCGGTAGCGTGCTGGATGTCGCTGGCGTAAAAGAGAAATTCGGCGTCGGTCCTGAACACATCATCGACTACCTGGCGCTGATGGGCGACAAGGTCGATAACATCCCCGGTGTCCCGGGGGTCGGCGAAAAGACCGCCACCGGCCTGCTGGTCGGTATCGGTGGCGGTCTGGCCGAGCTGTACGCCAACCTCGATGCCGTGGCTGCGTTGCCGATTCGCGGCGCCAAGACCCTGGGCGCCAAGCTTGCAGAGCACAAGGCCATGGCCTTGCTGTCTTACGAGCTGGCGACCATCAAGTGCGATGTGCCGCTGGACGTCAGCCTCGATGAGCTGGTCATCGGTGAGCCGGACCACGAAAAGCTGATCGAGCTGTACACCGAGCTGGAGTTCAAGAGCTGGATCGGCGAGGTCGAGCGCGGTGCACGGCGTGCCGGCCAGCAAGCGGCGCAACCCGCCGTTGCGCCGCCGCCCGCCGCTCCCGCCGCCCCGGCGGCCTATGAAACCATTCTGGAGCAGGCTCGTTTCGATGCCTGGCTGGAAAAGCTCAACAGTGCCGAACTGATTGCCTTCGACACCGAAACCACCGGGCTGGACGCGCAGAAGGCGCAACTGGTCGGCTTGTCTTTCGCGGTCAAGGCCGGTGAAGCGGCCTATATTCCGCTGACCCACTCGTATATGGGCGTGCCCGAGCAACTGGACCGCGACACGGTGCTGCTGGCGCTCAAGCCACTGCTCGAAGACCCGAACAAGGCCAAGGTCGGGCAAAACGCCAAGTACGACATCAACATCCTCGCCAACTGCGCCATCGGCGGTGACCCGGCCAACGGCATTACCGTACGCGGCGTGGCGTTTGACACCCTGCTTGAATCCTACGTGCTCAACTCGGTGACCTCGCATGACATGGACAGCCTGGCTGCCCGGCACCTGGGCGTGCAGACCATCCGTTTTGAAGACATCGCCGGCAAGGGCAAGAAGCAGCTGACCTTTGACCAGATCCCGCTGGAACAGGCCGGGCCTTATGCGGCCGAGGATGCTGACATTACCCTGCGCCTGCATCAGGTGCTGATTGAAAAGCTCAAGGCCGAGGCGGGGCTGGTCAGCGTCCTGAGCGATATCGAGATGCCGCTGGTGCCGGTGCTGGCCCAGGTGGAGCGCAACGGTGCGAGGGTTGATGCGGCGCTGCTGGGCGTCCAGAGCATCGAGTTGGGCGACAAGATGGCTGAGCTGGAGCAGCAGGCGTACGTGCTGGCCGGCGAGTCGTTCAATCTGGGCTCGCCTGGCCAACTGGGCAAGATCCTCTACGAAAAGCTGGAACTGCCCGTGCGCGGCAAAACCCCGACCGGTAAGCCATCGACGGCAGTCGAGGTCTTGGAGAAGCTGGCCGATGAAGGTCATGAACTGCCAAAGCTGCTGCAGGACTACCGCACGATCAGCAAGCTCAAAAGCACCTACACCGACACCTTGCCTGGCCAGATCAACCCGCGTACCGGGCGCGTGCACACCTCCTACAACCAGGCCGGCGCCGCCACCGGGCGCTTCTCGTCCAGCGAGCCGAACCTGCAGAACATCCCGGTGCGCACCGCTGAAGGCCGCCGTATTCGCCAGGCGTTCGTGGCCTCAAAGGGCTACAAACTGCTGGCGGCGGACTATTCGCAGATCGAGCTGCGCATCATGGCCCACCTGGCCAAGGATGAAGGCCTGCTGCATGCCTTTCAAAATGGCCTGGACGTGCACCGGGCAACCGCTGCCGAGGTATTTGGTGTCGAGCTGGCCGAGGTCAGCAACGACCAGCGCCGCAGCGCCAAGGCGATCAACTTCGGCCTGATCTACGGCATGGGCGCCCAAGGGCTGGCACGCCAGATCGGCGTCGATGGCAAGCAGGCCAAGGCCTATATCGACCGCTATTTTGCCCGCTACCCCGGCGTGCGTGACTACATGGAGCGTACCCGCGAGCAGGCCGCCGAGAAAGGCTATGTCGAGACCCTGTTCGGTCGTCGCCTGTACCTGCCGGAAATTCTTTCCAGCAACCAGCAACAGCGCGCTGGCGCCGAACGCACGGCCATCAACGCGCCGATGCAGGGCACTGCTGCCGACATCATCAAGAAAGCCATGGTGGCGGTGAGCAACTGGCTGGATCAATCAGGGCTGGATGCCCGGGTCATCCTGCAGGTCCACGACGAACTGGTGCTCGAAGTGCGTGAGGATCTGGTCGAGCAGATCCGCGCCGAGATTGGCGATCACATGGGCACCGCCGCAACGCTGGATGTGCCGCTGGTAGTGGATGTCGGCGTGGGCAACAACTGGGACGAGGCGCACTGA
- a CDS encoding DUF2782 domain-containing protein → MRKINRLVLTGLLLVSPLLAVAAEDAPSADPEVTIRTEGDKTIQEYRQNGFLYAIKITPKNGKPYFLVRADGTSPNFIRSDQPDMLIPQWEIFSW, encoded by the coding sequence ATGCGCAAGATAAATCGCTTGGTGTTGACCGGCCTGTTACTGGTCAGCCCGCTGCTGGCGGTGGCCGCCGAGGACGCACCGTCGGCCGACCCTGAAGTCACGATCCGCACCGAAGGCGACAAGACCATTCAGGAATACCGCCAGAATGGCTTTCTCTATGCGATCAAGATCACGCCCAAGAACGGCAAGCCGTATTTCCTGGTGCGCGCGGATGGCACCAGCCCCAATTTCATTCGATCCGACCAACCCGACATGTTGATTCCGCAGTGGGAAATCTTCAGCTGGTAA